The stretch of DNA CTGTTATGCTTATTTATGTTTATAGAGTCATGTTTGTTTAAGCAACATTTCTGTATAAACGTTAAAAAGCGATAAATTAAACTGCGCctaaattttgttttttaatccctccaccccccaccccccactttttacacacatacaaacatttgaaatacacgAAACAATATTTGAATGGAAAGGAAAGTCAATATCATACATGCAAATTAAACGAAAGCGAACAGAAAATgacaaccaaaaaaataaaaaaaaataaaaacggtgATATCATTaacaataatagttcacgatgcACTTTTTGGCTGGACTGGGAGGGGCGTAGTCACGTCACTCTTCCAGTAGGTCGGGGGGTGGGGCTTTGAGGCCTCGGGTGTTGAGACTGGCCACCAGGCAGACGTCATAGCTGTCATGCATCAGGACCCGTCGGGCCACCATGGTCCACCGGTTCTCCCAGGGGTCCAGCTCCAGGATGTCCTTGGTGATGATGTCATGCCGGCCTGTGGCCAGAGAGAAGCTTGTGAACCTGCAGTGATGTCACCGGCAACACTTTTCCACTTTTCCGGCCATCGGAAACACTTCCACGTTCCCGGTGTCAGAGACCCGGCCACCGGTACGGTTGACCTAATGTTACTTGGAAACCCACGCACGAATACGTGCAGTATGAAAACAGAAGTTACACAACCCAAAAACACACTATCCCACCAGCACTATGCAAACAAAATCGTAGTCATATGTGCCAGCCTCTCTGATTACAATGGAAAACATTGCTGGCCCACATTGAATCTATGAAGGACAATGAATGGGCCACcataattaatttattgattgatCAATCGGGGAAGAAGTTTAACACACAGGCCAGATTAATTACAAAGAACAAAGGAAGTTGACTTATATAGTATTTAAAGAGCCGATTAGTTGGTTTTGTAATGCCAGTCACAAGTGCCGAACACATAACACAACATTTTGACAGCAGAACATCTTGTGTCACCCTGACTTCATTCTAGGCATTGTCTGACTGGCTGCAGTCTCGCCTATTTTCTATTATCTTTTCCCAAATGTTACAAAAGGTTCTTCTTGTGCTGCTAATACAGACATCACATCCTTGTTTTTGTGAACTTTGCATTCTTGCATCTACACTCATCATTCTGATAACACGGgctacacacaaaacaaaacatgctaCCTTTACCTAAAAGCAGATGCAGGCAAACTTATTTCAGACAATGATTAATCACAGACCTAGACAGGATACACCCTAATTTTCATCACAAGTAATTGAAAAcacatttaacccttgtgtagtcttaacattctgtgtactccccttgtcctaagggtaacaaaatgacccgccttcactaaacccctaaaataaagcagcttaattgaattttaaaccccaaatttattttgcatgaagaaacaacccgtcactcatcacaaagtttgtcatcaaatttcaagttggaaAAACGATCATcgtgttttctctgctgttaaacatagtggcgggtcatttttaaAGGACGTATTCTCTTTTCACATCTtcaatccctctctccccgtcaTTTCTGGAAGATGTGGATTCTCTCCTTATATTGCTAATGTTGGGACTGAGGACAggacgggcggggcggggcggggcggggcaggacGGGGGCTTACCGGAACCCCTGTAGAAGCCACAGATGTAGATCTTGCCCGCCACCACGCCGGCATTGGAGGCGTTGGTGTGCAGGGAGAGCAGTGGTCCGGGCAGAGGGGGACCCACCCTCCAGAAGTCTCCGTCCGGGTTGTAGATCTCCACGAGATCCAGGCAGCGGCGTGACTGTCCGCGATCCAGCCCCTCGCACCCAATGCCGCCTACAGGAGGAACCCGCCGCATCACGACAACATCTGGACCTTCCCCTGTTTTTCTCTCACAATTTGGAATTCCCTATTGTATTCCCTATTGTATTCAACATGCCACTCTCCAATACAGGAGCCgtgttggtgccttacatggtagccaatcaccgttggtgcgtgagtgggtgaatgagaagcggaAATTACACAGCGCTTTccataaaggcgctatataaatgcagaccatttaccattccccATTGACACCCCATGAGGTCCCAGATTATCATCTCATGGGTGCTGCTGCTTGTTTTCAGTCAGTAGTCCACCATCTCAGCTGAGTTTAGGTTATAACATGCATGTTTACATTCTTCCGAATCAACAACAATGGTTACTAGAGACGTATAAGCTGGGTGTTGTAACTGATAAATGATGAATGGTTATTATACTCCAGTGACAGGCTTGCTGTGGTTATTATACTCTAGTGACAGACTTGCTGTGGTTATTATACTCTAGTGACAAACTTGCTGTGGTTATTATACTCTAGTGACGGGCTTGCTGTGGTTATTATACTCTAGTGACAGACTTGCTGTGGTTATTATGCTCTAGTGACAGACTTGCTGTGGTTATTATGCTCTAATGACAGACTTGTTGTGGTTATTAAACTCTAGTGATGTTtagactatgtttagaacagcatttcctgtgtattttgctagttcctggatgtgatgctctgacttatggtagaacctatgcacttgtaagcgtctgccaaatgactaaaatgtaaatgtagtgacATGTACACTGTGGTTATTATACTCTAGTGACAGACTTGCTGTGGTTATTATACTCTAGTGACATGTACACTGTGGTTATTATACTCTAGTGACAGACTTGCTGTGGTTATTATACTCTAGTGACATGTACACTGTGGTTATTATACTCTAGTGACAGACTTGTTGTGGTTATTATACTCTAGTGACATGTACACTGTGGTTATTATAGTCTAGTGACATGTACACTGTGGTTATTATACTCTAGTGACATGTACACTGTGGTTATTATACTCTAGTGACATGTACACTGTGGTTATTATACTCTAGTGACATGTACACTGTGGTTATTATACTCTAGTGACATGTACACTGTGGTTATTATACTCTAGTGACATGTACACTGTGGTTATTATACTCTAGTGGCATGTACACTGTGGTTATTATACTCTAGTGACATGTACACTGTGGTTATTATACTCTAGTGACATGTACACCGCGGTTATTATACTCCTGtgacgggtgtgtgtggttctgcccccctctcacccATGACATAGATCTCTCCGTTGAGGGCGACGGCACTGCAGCGGTATTTTGAGCAGCGCATGGGGCCACACTCCACCCAGGCGCTTGCTCCAGGGTCCAGCCTGAACATCCGGCTGCTCAGGCATTCTGGCTCGTCGTCCGGCCGGTCGAACTGTCGGGACGAGACCAGACGGGACGGGACAGGTGTggcaaggggggggggacagggggaggagagggggaggggaggggccgcAGTAATCTTATATCTATGTCGGTACACTGTTACAGAGCAAGAAGCCTCCTCATGCAACTGCCTGTGGGAATATATCAGTGCTTATGAGTGACACATATTATAaatccctcctgatcccccccgccccttctgatatccctcttgtctaacccaaaaaatcaaaacaaattgcacttacgatgactgtatttttgtatagAACAGGCCTTCATCcgcattttactagttatggatttgatgctttaattTGTGGAAGAGCCTATggactttggattaaaagcgtcaaatgactaaaatgtaaattattaaaGATACATATTAGtgctttacccccccccccaactctttAGTCTtatccttttttaaatatatttttaaatgtgcatttcattattGCAACATAATCACTGAAATTCAACAACTAATAACAGCAAAGAAATATTCTCCACAGGAAATACTCGGTTGTGGCCACTTTGGCACCTTCAGCACAACTGCTAGTCTAAAAGCACAATAAAGGTTGTcctgtatatttttttacaaaaatggaattacattacattacattaatggcatttggcagacgctcttatccagagcgatgtacaacaaagtgcatacccataaccagggataagtgcgctgaaagaccctagagggaagtacaatttcaactgctacctgtacaacaaacaaacaaacgaacaacaaagcaaaagtgaccagaCTTAACTAGCTAACCgggccaaactaaaaataccaatacacaaaaaaactgaaagccAGAATTCTGGAACCTGCTGTATGGCTTCACCCTGTGAAGCTGAACCCGCTGTACGACTCCATTCTGTGAAGGCACTGTTTTTCCGTTCATGGACAAATGGACGGTGTGAACGCTCACCTGCGGGGTCCTCCCCCCGAGCACGTAGAGGCGGTCTTTGAGCGTGACGGCGCAGTGGCAGGCCAGCGGCAGGGGTAAGGGGAccgtggttctccaggaccctCCCCGCATGGACCAGCGCTCCACCGAGTTGGTCATGAAGTACTTGTTCCTCAGCCTCATCATCCCGCCCAGCAGGTAGAGCGTGTCGCCCACCGCCCCCAGGGCGTACAGCTCTCTGTGCTCCGCGGAGGACAGCTTCTGCCAGCTCCCCTGGGCCGAGACCACGTACCTGACACGGCCACACGCCACGGGGAGGCACAACAGAGGGCCGGGGGAGGTCGGTTCAGTCGCACAAGTTTCGCTCCGACAAACAGAAGTGTGAAATGTGGTTCACCGACTGGTGAAGCTATGGTAGTATATTCAAGGCATTGACAccggctcaggaggtaagagcagtcgtctggcagtcgggtgAGGGCGAGGGCTCGATCCCGCCCCAGGTGTgtcggaagtgtccctgagcaagacgctcaaccccccaaatgctcctcacgagctggttggtgccttgcatggcagccaatcgccattggtgtgtaagtgtgtgtatgaatgggtaactgagaagcatcaattatttggataaaggcgctatataaatgccaactatttaccgAGGCAGAATTATACTACTGACCAGCATACCCATCATTAAGCAGTCTAATAGATATCTAATCAGCACACCGTCATTAAGCGGTCTGATAGATATCTAACCAGCACCTCCGTCATTAAGCGGTCTGATAGATATCTAACCAGCACCTCCGTCATTAAGCGGTCTGATAGATATCTAACCAGCCCCTCCGTCATTAAGCGGTCTGATAGATATCTAACCAGCACCTCCGTCATTAAGCCTTCTGATAGATATCTAACCAGCACACCGTCATTAAGCAGTCTTATTTAAGTTTCCCCTCTCACCTGTAGAGGTCCACATTCCGGCTGTTCTCCCGGGCCATCCTGCGAGCGCCGGCCTCTCCGGCCACCACCACCTGGTTGTCGTGGGTGACCACGCCGGCGCACACGTAGCCCAGCGCCTCGCCGTAGCGGGGCGAGGTGATGTAGTGGATCTGGCCGGTGGCGGGCGAGAAGCAGAAGCTGTAGTCGCTGTAGGAGCCGCGGCGCGACCGGATGCCCTGGCCCTCCACGCCGAGGCAGAGCAGCAGGTCCACGGTCTCCATGCCGTAGCGCAGCTTCAGCTTGCGCGGCATGGCCAGCGGCGGGCACTGGGCGAGCTCCAGGGCCTCCTGCACCATGTCCTGGCACTCGGCGCTGGACAGGAGCGCCGTGTTCCTCCGCAGCGCCTCGCGCAGGAAGTCGGGGCTGACCAGCGGCAGCCGGACCTTGCGCAGGAGCTCCGGGAGGCTCGCGGCCCGGCCGTCGCGGTCGCGGTTCGCCCAGCGCAGCACCACGTCCAGGATGCTCTCCTCGCGCGACACGTTGAGGTCGTCGGAGGCCACGAGCGGCAGCAGCCGGTGGAACTCcagctccaccacctcctcGTGCAGGCACACCTGGGCGAAGTTGTGCCGCAGGTAGCGGTGGGCCAGGTCGCGCAGGTCCTCCGCGCCCAGGTCGCGGGCGAAGTGGTACACGCCCAGGCAGTTCGAGGCGTCCATGTTGTCCGTCATGTAGATCTCGCAGTGGCGGAAGACGTCGTCCAGCTGCAGCAGGAAGGCGGACAGGGCCACGCCCTGCACGTTGCCATTGGTCAGCGGCAGCTCGGACCGGTACATGTAGTTGAGGATGAGCCGGAGGATCTCGGGGGGCGAGTCCTGCAGCGTCACCTCCGTGCGGCTGCACTCCTGGAGGCCGCAGGTGAACATGGCCATGAAGTAGGGGCTGAAGGCGGACAGCACCACGCGGTGGCAGGGGAAGCGCACGCCCTCCGTCACCAGCACCACGTCCGTCATCTCCCCCGCCTCCTTCATCCTCCAGAGACGCTCCATCAGCGCCAGCCCGTGCTTGGACCGCAGATCCATGCCCTTTATGAACCCTTTATGGGGCTCTCCAAATCCCAGATCCCGCAGGGCTGCAGTCGGTTTCTATGTGCAGGTTCAGTCGTCGGTGGGAAGAATAGTCCACATCTTCGCTGGAATTTTAGCGGTTCCTGATGTAAACAGAGTGGGGATAACGGGAAGCCTGGCCTTCAGTGTGTGATCCCTCCAGTCCTCCGGGGATGGGAAATGTGTTTATCTGAAaggcagaatgagagagagagagagagagagagagactcacggAAAAGGTCATACCACATACCACATAATGAACTTCCATACTATGCTGCGCCTCCACATGCTGCCATGCTGCTTCCACTATTGACAAACCGAACTGTGCGTAACACCgtttgttaaaaatatataggtGGTATAAATCTTGAATACAAAAATATGGTAGGAAAAAAACAGGTTGGCAGAGTCCTTGAATGCCC from Conger conger chromosome 14, fConCon1.1, whole genome shotgun sequence encodes:
- the kbtbd12 gene encoding kelch repeat and BTB domain-containing protein 12; protein product: MDLRSKHGLALMERLWRMKEAGEMTDVVLVTEGVRFPCHRVVLSAFSPYFMAMFTCGLQECSRTEVTLQDSPPEILRLILNYMYRSELPLTNGNVQGVALSAFLLQLDDVFRHCEIYMTDNMDASNCLGVYHFARDLGAEDLRDLAHRYLRHNFAQVCLHEEVVELEFHRLLPLVASDDLNVSREESILDVVLRWANRDRDGRAASLPELLRKVRLPLVSPDFLREALRRNTALLSSAECQDMVQEALELAQCPPLAMPRKLKLRYGMETVDLLLCLGVEGQGIRSRRGSYSDYSFCFSPATGQIHYITSPRYGEALGYVCAGVVTHDNQVVVAGEAGARRMARENSRNVDLYRYVVSAQGSWQKLSSAEHRELYALGAVGDTLYLLGGMMRLRNKYFMTNSVERWSMRGGSWRTTVPLPLPLACHCAVTLKDRLYVLGGRTPQFDRPDDEPECLSSRMFRLDPGASAWVECGPMRCSKYRCSAVALNGEIYVMGGIGCEGLDRGQSRRCLDLVEIYNPDGDFWRVGPPLPGPLLSLHTNASNAGVVAGKIYICGFYRGSGRHDIITKDILELDPWENRWTMVARRVLMHDSYDVCLVASLNTRGLKAPPPDLLEE